The genomic DNA TCAGCATCGCTGACCGATTGTTTGGCTTTTTTAGGATTGTACGGCGCCAAACTGCCATAATGGGAAAAAAAGAAAATCCCCGCCGAAAGCCCCTTTTCATTAATACCTTCGGTAATAAACTCGTCCATGATCGTGGTGGCCCCCACTACCCCATAGCGGGTAGTCCAGCTCAGGCCGTTTTTTCCTTCAGGTGTATAAGACGTTTTTTTCACACCGCGCGGCCAAACGGCCAATTTGGCCTTTAAATCGTATCCGCTCCATTCAATGGTACGCGCTTGAATACGGGTTCCGTCTTCGGCGGACAGAGAAATCCCCGTACATGCCAAAGCCGGAGAAACGGCCGTAGCCGTAAATGTGGCTGCTGCCAATAAGGCTGTTATTTTTTTCATACTGCTTTTTAAGAGCGGATAAATATAGTGTTGCCGCCCTTCTCCCTGTATTAGCAGTATGAAATAAAAAATCTTTTTTGTGAATATCAAATTTTAGATTATATGATTTGTTGCATCGGGCGGCATAAATGTAAAGGGCCTTGGCTGAAACCCCGCAAACGCGTACGTAGGGGCAGTAAAAATTCATATAATTTAGGATATGAAACAGGATTTTTCTTTTTCTGTTTTGATGTCTGTCTACGCTAAGGACCGCCCCCTATGGCTGGCCCAAGCTTTGGATAGTGTTTTGCAAAACAGCCTTTTGCCAAAGGAAATCGTGGTGGTGACCGACGGCCCTATCGGGGCGGATTTGCAAAAAGTTTTAACAGATTTTACGCAGAAAAGCCCTTTGATACGCTTACTGCCTTTAGACAAAAATGTAGGGTTGGGCGCAGCACTGAATAAAGGTCTTTCGGTCTGCTCGTGCCCCTGGGTAGCGCGCATGGACGCCGATGATATTTCCTTGCCCGGACGTTTTGCCCAACAAATATCTTTTTTGAAACAAAATACGGATATAGCCGTATTGGGCGGCTGGGTGCAGGAGACAGATAGCGCGACCTTAACGCCCCTATCGGTGCGCCGCGTGCCGGAAAACCCTGCCGACATTTTGAAATTTCTCAAAAAGCGTTGCCCTTTTAATCACATGAGCGTTATGTTTAAGAAAAGCGCTGTTACGGCTGTGGGCGGTTATCAGCCTTTTTATTTGTTGGAAGATTATTATTTGTGGGCGCGTTTGGCGGCGGCAAAATACCCGATGGCAAATTTGCCTAACATATTAGTCAATGCCCGCGTAGATGAAAATATGTATGCCCGCCGCGGCGGGTGGAAATATTTCAAAAGCAATTACGCCTTGAGCCGCCGTTTGCGGCAGTTGGGGCTTATTTCCTGGCTGACGCATGGGCACAACGTAGGGGTACGTTTCTGCGTGCAAGTATTATTGCCCAATTCGTGGCGCGGTTTATTTTACCGAAAAGTTCTGCGTTAAAAATGAATAAAAAAGAAAATTCTACTCCTGTGCGGATTTTGCAAATTGTTTCCAGCGCCTATGTGGGCAGCGGGGTTTTACAAGTGGTGTTAAATTGGCACCGCCGCCTGGACAGAAGCAAGGTGCAGTTTGATTATTTGTTTTTATTGCCTACCTGTCACTCCTGTCAGGCCGAAATAGAAGCCTTGGGCGGGCGCGTGGAACAATTGCCGAATATCGGGAAAAATCCCTTTCGTTTTCTAAAATCTGCGGTGGCTTTTTTTCGTCAACACCGCTACTTGACGATTCATTCGCACATTACGCATTTAAACTTGCTTTTTTTTCCTTTAGCTAAGTTTTTTGGCGCGAAAACTATTATTCAGCATGCCCATGGCACGCAGTACAGCGACAAGGCTTTACCGGCTTTGCGCAACCGCCTGATGCTCGGGGCGGTGCGGCCGTTAATAACACATCAAATGGCGTGTTCTACGGCGGCGGGCAAGTTTTATTTCGGCAAAAAATTTACCCTTGTTAACAATGCCATTGAATTGGAAAAGTTTACTTACACCCCTCAAGCGCGTGCCGAAAAACGCAAAGAATTGGGGGTGGAAAATCTTTTTGTGATCGGGCATATCGGTCGCTTCAATGAGCAAAAAAATCATACTTTTTTAGTGGATACTTTTGCCGAAGCGGTAAAGTTAAATCCGCAGTGCGTTCTTTTGCTTGTGGGTAGTGGGCCTTTGGAAGAGAAAATCAAGGCAAAGGTCCGCCTAATGGGGTTGGATAATAAAGTGAAATTTTTAGGGGCGCGCCGAGATACCCCCGCACTTTTACAAGCGTTTGATGTGTTTTGTATGCCCTCTTTTTATGAAGGGCTTCCGTTAGCAGCGGTAGAAGCGCAAGCGGCGGGGTTAGCTTGTGTGTTGTCTTGCGGTATTACCGATGAAAGCGTTCTGTTGCCTTGCAGTGGCCGTTTACCGCTGGAAGCGGGCCCCGAAGCATGGGCCCAACGGCTGTTAACACAAGTTTGTTTTGAGCGAAAACAAGGCATAGAACTCTTGAAACAAAAAGGATTTGATATTTCGGATAGTGCCCTGCAAATGCAAAAATTTTATGAGTCTATGCCCGGGGGAACTTTATGAAAATATTAGTGGTGGCGGGCAGCTGTCTGCGGGTTAATTCTTCTGCCAATTTGTGCCATTTGGCATATATTCGCGGGTTGGTGGAAAACGGACATCAAGTGCAAGTGCTTTGTGTGGAAGAAAAAGGCCAAGTGACAGATGATTCCATGGTCTTGCCCGAAGGAGCACAATATTGTTACTTTCCCGATAATTTTCTTTACCGCTTTATGCGGCCGTCTTCTTGGAAACAAACCAAAAACAATCTGCAAAACCAACGTAAAAGTTGGAAAACCAATATCATTGCTTATCTAAGAAAAGCCGTCAACTCTTTTTACGGACCTTTCGGCTTGCATGGAGCTTGGGCCAAAAACGCAGTGCGCGGTTTTAATGCTCTGCCCTATTATGACGTGGTGATTTCTCTTTCTTCCCCGGTGCATAGCCATTGGGTGGCGGTACAACTGATTAAAAAGAAAAAAGTGCGTTGTAAAAAACATATAGAAATTTGGGAAGACCCTTGGTATTTGGATTTATACAACCGCCAAAAAAACAAGCAACAATTTACCATGGAAAAAGAATTGCTATCCGCTTGCGACCGGGTCTTTTATGTAAGCCCTTTAACCCTTCAATATCAAAAAGAATTGTTCACGGATTCGGCGGGTAAAATGGATTGGGTAGCTTTGCCTTATTATTACAAAGAAGCCCAAGCCACCGCCCCGAACCATCATTTCGGCTATTTCGGCGATTATTTTCCTTTTTCGCGGGATTTGACTCCTTTTTATCAAGCTGCCAAACAAAGCAATGTTTCCGTTTGTATTTGCGGATCTCCGGAAAGTTTATTTGAGCCTACGGAAAAAATTTCCATTTATCCCCGCTTGGACTTGGCGGATTTGAAGCGCCGCGAACAGGAAACAGGCATTTTGGTCTGTTTAGCTAACAAAAAGGGTGGGCAAATCCCGGGGAAAATTTACCAATATGCCGCAACGTATAAAAAAGTGCTGTTTATTTTAGACGGCACTCCGGCTGAACAGGAAGTACTGCGCCGCTTTTTAGAGCCGTTTCAGCGTTTTTACTTTTGCCGAAATAATGCAGCGGATATTAAAAAGGCCTTAGCCGAAATCCTGGTTGGAAATTCACAAATTAAAAACGAACCTTTGGAGTCTTTTAGCCCGGCTCATATCGTGCGCCAAATTTTTGCCAAGGCGGGTTTATTATGAAAATCTGTGTGCGTGGCAGTGTTTTGGCGGTGTTGGCTTTTTTAAGTGTTCTGTGTGCGTATGCGGGACCTTTGGCCGGGGCAAAAGCCGCCGCTCTGTGGTGTTGTGCGGTGGGGGGATTTGTGTCTGCCTTGGCTTTTTTGCGTAAAATAGAGATCACAAAAATAACGTTTGGCTGGGGGTTACTTTTGTTGTATGTGTGTTTAAGCGGGCTGATGAATTTTCCGCAAGGGTTGTTGTATGCGGCGATGTTTTCCGCTTGTGTGGTGTGTATGCATGTGCAATTAGATGAGCGGGCCTATCGGCTTTTATGGAAATTATTTACAGGTGTAGGCGTCCTGCTGGCGGTTTCGGTTTTATTGCAAAAGTTTTTTCCGGGCTTTTTTTATGCCGCTTCGCAAAAATGGTTTTTTTGGGGAAACCAGGCTGAAATGGTTTATCTCTCAGGGGCGGTGGCCAAACACTATACCGGGCTTTTTATAGAGCCGAGTTTGACGGGCTTTTACCTGGGGATTGCCTTTTGTTTGGTGTACGGAAAATTATTCTTCAGTGCGCAAAAAAGCTCTTTCGTTTGGTGTGTCGGGCGTATTTGCTTGCTGGGTTTGTTTTATTATGCCTTATGGGAAACCCAAAAACGAAGCATGATTTTAGCCATCTCTTTTTTATCGCTTTTATTCGGGTGTGCCGCTTTGGTAAAAAAGCCTACGCGCAGGAGAATTTTTACGGCAATTGCCGGAGGTGTGTTGTTGGTGCTTTGTTGGAGCTTTTTGGCAGAGCAAATCTCTTTGCTTTTAACAAAAGGGACCGCACAACAAATAGAGCTTTCTGCCAGAGAGCCTTTGTGGCAATTGGCTTGGGAAATGTTTATACAAAGCCCTTTTGTCGGTAACGGAGCCAATAGCTATGATGTGGCTTTTAATGAGTCCGGTATCCGTAATTATTTCTTTGAATTTGCCGGTG from Elusimicrobiaceae bacterium includes the following:
- a CDS encoding glycosyltransferase, whose product is MKQDFSFSVLMSVYAKDRPLWLAQALDSVLQNSLLPKEIVVVTDGPIGADLQKVLTDFTQKSPLIRLLPLDKNVGLGAALNKGLSVCSCPWVARMDADDISLPGRFAQQISFLKQNTDIAVLGGWVQETDSATLTPLSVRRVPENPADILKFLKKRCPFNHMSVMFKKSAVTAVGGYQPFYLLEDYYLWARLAAAKYPMANLPNILVNARVDENMYARRGGWKYFKSNYALSRRLRQLGLISWLTHGHNVGVRFCVQVLLPNSWRGLFYRKVLR
- a CDS encoding glycosyltransferase family 1 protein, whose product is MNKKENSTPVRILQIVSSAYVGSGVLQVVLNWHRRLDRSKVQFDYLFLLPTCHSCQAEIEALGGRVEQLPNIGKNPFRFLKSAVAFFRQHRYLTIHSHITHLNLLFFPLAKFFGAKTIIQHAHGTQYSDKALPALRNRLMLGAVRPLITHQMACSTAAGKFYFGKKFTLVNNAIELEKFTYTPQARAEKRKELGVENLFVIGHIGRFNEQKNHTFLVDTFAEAVKLNPQCVLLLVGSGPLEEKIKAKVRLMGLDNKVKFLGARRDTPALLQAFDVFCMPSFYEGLPLAAVEAQAAGLACVLSCGITDESVLLPCSGRLPLEAGPEAWAQRLLTQVCFERKQGIELLKQKGFDISDSALQMQKFYESMPGGTL
- a CDS encoding O-antigen ligase family protein produces the protein MKICVRGSVLAVLAFLSVLCAYAGPLAGAKAAALWCCAVGGFVSALAFLRKIEITKITFGWGLLLLYVCLSGLMNFPQGLLYAAMFSACVVCMHVQLDERAYRLLWKLFTGVGVLLAVSVLLQKFFPGFFYAASQKWFFWGNQAEMVYLSGAVAKHYTGLFIEPSLTGFYLGIAFCLVYGKLFFSAQKSSFVWCVGRICLLGLFYYALWETQKRSMILAISFLSLLFGCAALVKKPTRRRIFTAIAGGVLLVLCWSFLAEQISLLLTKGTAQQIELSAREPLWQLAWEMFIQSPFVGNGANSYDVAFNESGIRNYFFEFAGAHNGYLQLLAEWGLLGVLLFFPLLFRQMLKGVKNGLLRSEAPGQEWSFGALSGIAFIMIYALSGNPFHQPQELFTLFILLGVLKKYETIC